CCCCCCGATTATGGTCGATTGAGTGCACCGAGTTACGAACTGGGTGGTTCGCGCAGAGCTTTGGCGGCGGGGTCGTAGACGGCGAAGCCCTCGCCTCGCGCGGCGTCAGCCTGCCGGTGGTCACTGGTGACGAAGCGGAAAGCGACGCCGTCCGGCGCGCCTTCGCGTCCGGCCAGTGCCGCCGCCAGGTGCACCGCGTCGGCTCCGCGCAGGCCGTAGATCCGCACCAGCTCGCCCGCCTGCTCCATGACGCCGCTGGCGGGGATGATGAGGAACGGTGTCGTGGCTCCGTGAAGCGCCTGCCGCACTCCATCCGCCGCGCTGCGGTGCGCGAGGCGGGTCAGCTTCTTCTCCGCCAGGCGCTGCGAAAGAGCGGAAAGGGCTTCGGGATAGACGAGGTCACAGACGAGGACGCGGGCAGACGGAGTGGGTGCGGTCGCTGCCCGGAGCAGGTCCTTCACCGTCTCGGTCCCCGGCTCCAGCGCGTAGATACGGACGAACGCGCTGGTGTCGAGGAAGTAGTACTTCACGCGCCGCGGCGAAGCCTGACCACAGTTTCACTGAGCGGCTCACCCTCGATCGAGACCGTGTCCGGAATCGCGTAGCCGGG
This is a stretch of genomic DNA from Longimicrobiaceae bacterium. It encodes these proteins:
- a CDS encoding type II toxin-antitoxin system VapC family toxin is translated as MKYYFLDTSAFVRIYALEPGTETVKDLLRAATAPTPSARVLVCDLVYPEALSALSQRLAEKKLTRLAHRSAADGVRQALHGATTPFLIIPASGVMEQAGELVRIYGLRGADAVHLAAALAGREGAPDGVAFRFVTSDHRQADAARGEGFAVYDPAAKALREPPSS